The Acidicapsa ligni genome has a window encoding:
- a CDS encoding NADH-quinone oxidoreductase subunit J family protein, producing the protein MHLVLFLIFAAFCLAGAINLLLQTHPINSALSLIVVMSSLAVLYLLLGAEFLAAAQIIVYAGAIMVLFTFVVMLLNVGVEEKTHGSKVAKAIGFPAVVVVLGVISTVILQAEKHLGVVNLSDKITTTQELSKVLFTDLLLPFELTSVLILIAILGAVALARKDGGQ; encoded by the coding sequence ATGCACCTGGTGCTCTTCCTCATCTTCGCGGCATTCTGCCTGGCAGGCGCAATCAACCTGCTCCTGCAGACTCATCCGATCAACAGCGCACTCTCGCTGATCGTTGTGATGAGCTCGTTGGCCGTCCTGTATCTGCTCCTCGGCGCGGAATTCCTCGCCGCCGCGCAGATCATCGTCTACGCCGGAGCCATCATGGTGCTCTTCACCTTCGTAGTCATGTTGCTCAATGTCGGCGTTGAAGAGAAAACTCACGGCAGCAAGGTCGCCAAGGCCATCGGCTTCCCTGCCGTCGTCGTCGTCCTCGGTGTCATCTCGACCGTGATTCTGCAGGCTGAAAAGCATCTCGGCGTCGTGAATCTCAGCGACAAGATCACCACCACGCAGGAACTCAGTAAGGTACTCTTCACCGACCTGCTGCTTCCCTTCGAACTCACCTCAGTCCTGATACTCATTGCCATTCTGGGCGCAGTCGCCCTGGCACGAAAGGATGGCGGTCAATGA
- the nuoK gene encoding NADH-quinone oxidoreductase subunit NuoK, with the protein MMDAIPSSWYLILSALLFTLGVIGFLIKRSLITVFMSIELMLNAVNLSFVTFAHEWHQVKGQIFVFFVMMVAAAEAAVGLAIIIAIFRARATLNVDQIDLMKL; encoded by the coding sequence ATGATGGATGCAATCCCAAGCTCCTGGTATCTGATCCTCAGCGCACTGCTCTTCACTCTCGGAGTGATCGGCTTTCTCATTAAGCGCAGCCTCATCACCGTCTTCATGTCCATCGAGCTCATGCTCAATGCGGTGAACCTCTCCTTTGTCACCTTTGCCCATGAGTGGCACCAGGTCAAAGGACAGATCTTCGTCTTCTTCGTCATGATGGTCGCCGCAGCGGAAGCAGCAGTAGGCCTCGCCATCATCATTGCAATTTTCCGCGCTCGCGCCACCTTGAATGTCGACCAGATCGACCTGATGAAACTATGA